Within Halorubrum lacusprofundi ATCC 49239, the genomic segment GATCGTCGTCGAAGTCCTCGGGGACGCCGTACCCCAGATCGACGAACTCGCCGGTCGCCTCGCCGCTCGGGCTCCGCGGGAGCGCGATGCAGGCGTTTTGCCCGCTCGCGACAACCTCTTCGTCGCGTCGGATCTCGCTGTCGCCGCGCTCCCAGCCCTGAATCTCGAATTCCTCGATCCGCGCGTCACGCGCGCCGGCGTCGGACAGCGCGTCGCGGGTCAGTTCGAGCCCGGCGCGCTCGCCGTCGGAGCCGGCCATGCGGTGATCGATATCGACGAGTGATTCGAGGTGATCCCAGCCGGCGTCGCTCGTGAAGGTGTCGCCGATCCAGTCGGTCATGCGTGTGGGTGGCCGGGGCGCGGCTCAAGCGTTTCGATGGCGGTGGACGGGGCCGGTGTTGGTGGGCTGTCGCGGCGGTCGGGGATTGAACCGACGCGGAGCGCTACGCTCCGGGACCCACCGGAAGGAGCATCGCCGCGGCCTCGGCGGCCGCGAACGTCGAGTCGTACGCGTGGTTCAACATGAGGTAGGTGACGACGCCGAGCACGAGCGAGAGGAGCCACGCGCTCGCGGCGATCCGGCCGACCCGGCGGTGGGGCGTCTCGTTTCGAAGCTCCGCCTCCGTGTGGGTAAGTCCGAGGACGACGGCGTAGAGGACGACGGGAACGGCGACGACGGAGAGAATGATGTGAATCGCGAGCATGAGGAGGTACGCGTAGTAGATCCAGTCCCACAGCGGAACCCACGCGTACGCCGACTCTAAGACGAACTCACGCGTTCCGCCGCCGGCAACTTTCGGCAGGTACAGCCCGAGAAACACGAGGATGAGTGTGAACGATGTCGTCATCGCCGCCGCGTGTTTCTTCACCTCTCCGTTGCGGATCCAGTACCAGCCGAGCGAGAGCGTGACGATCGTGACGGTGTTGACAGCGGCGATGGCGTGTGCGAAGAGGTCGACGGTACTCCGCGTCAGTTCAGGGAACAGCGCCTGAAACTGGGGGACGAGGAACACGCCGCCAACCGCGCCGTAGCCGATGATGGTGAGAAGTACGGTGATCGCGCCGGCCCGCTCTTTGGCCCGGTCGCGAACGCGAGCGGTGGACATACGCGGAGTTGTCGCGGGACGGTTATTTCGCTTTCGAGGGCGGAACGGGTCGCCGGCTGTCGGCGGTTCGGTTCACCGATGAGTCCGCTTATCCGTCAATGACGCCCGTCGCGGTCGCGACCTCGATAGCGGCCGCCTCGTTGATCCCGCCCTGCAGGATCGTGTACCGGTCGCGGATCTCGTGGGCGCTCGTGAGCGCGGCGATCAGCTCCGCATCGTCGAGTCCGAGTTCGGCGGCGGTCGTCGGGGCGTCCAGCGCGGCGAGCGCGTCGCGGATCGCGCTCCACTCCCCGTTCTCGCCGCTGTGGAGATACTCGGTCATGATCGAGGCGACGCCAACCTGATGCCCGTGGAGCGCCCTCCCCGGTGCGCTTCGGTCGAGCTGGTGGGAGATGAGGTGTTCTGCGCCGGAGGCGGGTCGCGACGAGCCCGCGATCGACATCGCGACGCCGGAGGAGACGAGCGCCTTCACGACGACCCACGCCGACTCCTCTAGCCCGGGGCGGATCATGTCGGCGTTCTCGACGAGCAGCTCCGCGGTCATCTCCGAGAGCGCGCCCGCGTACTCGCTGTACTCGACGTTGCGAAGCCGGCGAGCGAGCCGCCAGTCTTTCACCGCGGTGTAGTTCGAGATGATGTCCGCACAGCCCGCGGTGGTGAGCCGCCACGGGGCATCCGCGATCAGGGTCGTGTCCGCGACGACTGCGAGCGGCGGGTCGGCCGCGACCGAGTGGCGCGTGTCGCCTTCGGGGATCGAGGAGCGTCCCGAGACGATCCCGTCGTGGGAGGCGACCGTGGGGACGGAGACGAAGCCGACGCCGAGGTGGTCGGCCGCCATCTTCGCGATGTCGATCGGCTTCCCGCCGCCCAAGGCGATCAGGTAGCCGGGGTCGACCGCCTCCGCGGTCTCGGTGAGCTTCTCGACGGCCTCGAAGGAGGCCTCCTCGACGACGGCGGTCGCGGGGTCGTCGAACTGCGCGCGCACCCGGTCACCGGCGATGTCGTTCGGTGTCGGGCTCGTCACGATCAGCGGCCTCCCCGTGAGGTACAGCTCGCCGACCGCCTCCCCGAGGTCGTCGAGGACGCCGTGGCCCACGAGCACGTTCCGCGGGAGCTTGATCCACGTGGTCTTCTCGAACATACCGGGCGGTCGGGCCCGTGGGTGAAAGCCGTTGTCCATGCGGATCGTCGGCGTCGGGCGATTCTAGCTGCCGGAGACTCAGACCCCCAGCGTCGCCAGTGCCGCCAGCGTCGTCGCCGCGTCGTAGAGGAAGTAGACGCCGAACCCAGCGAGCACGACCGCGGAGCCGACCGCGACGATCGGTGCGAACGTCTCGATCCGGCGCTCGGCGGCGACGAGCCCGGTCGGGAACCCCACGATCCACGTTAGCACCCCCAAAAAGAACCCGCCGATGAGCGCCGGAGAGCCGGTGGCGACCACGAGCGTCCCGGCGAGATCCTCGCCGACGACGGGGAGTCGGGCCAGCACGTCGAGCTCGCCGGGGCGGAGGAGTCCGACGCCGATCGTCAGCCAGAACAGCACTTGGTACGGGTTCGTCAGGGCAAGTACCAGCGCCTTGCGGAACCCCTTGCCCTCCGCGACGGTGGGCTCGGCGCCCGAGGTCGGACGGAACGACGCCCGGGCACCGCGGGCCGCGCCGATAGCGAAGTACAGCATGAGGACGCCGCCGATCGCGATCATAGCGCCCTGCAACAGCGGGAACGACTCCACGACTGCGACGACGCCGAGGTACGCGAGCACGAAGAAGATCGCATCGGCGGTCGCAGCGCCGAGGCCGGCCCAGAAGCCGGCGAGGCGACCGCGCAGCACCGACTCCTCGGCGATCACGGCGTTCATGGGTCCGGGCGGGGCCGCGAGCGCCAGCCCGAAGACGACGCCGGCGCCGAGCGTTACGAAGAGACTCACACCGTTCAGGAGGGTCGTTTTCGTGAAAAACCTCGCGAACGAAAGCTGGTCGTTACGGTCGGCGAACCCGCACCGATGTACGAGTGTGGGCAATGAGGTCCCAGGTATCGGAATCAGCCCGCGTCCTCGACCCGGATCGAGCGGGCGATCTCGGCGGGGAGGCTCTGCTCGCCGGTCGGTGTCGTCACAGTCACCATCCCGAACGGGGCGACGTCGACGACCTCGATCTCGGTGCCCGGCGTGATTCCGGCGTCGGCGAGGTACTCAAGTTCGTCCTCGTTTCGGTCGGAGACGCGGGTTACGACCACGCGATCGCCCTCCTTGTGGTTCGCGAGGAGGGCGCCGCTCTCCTCGTCGACCGGTTCGAGGTCCGCGCCCGGGATCGGGTCGCCGTGGGGATCGACGGCGGGGTCATCGAGGGTCTCCGCCACGCGCCGCTCGAACGCCTCGGAGATGTGGTGTTCCAAGGCATCCGCCTCCTCGTGGACTTCGCTCCAGTCGTAGTCGAGCCGCTCGGCGAGAAACGCCTCCAACAGCCGGTGGTGACGGACGATCTCTAGAGCGACCGCCTCGCCCTCCGCCGTCAGCTCCGTGCCGCGGTACGGCTCGCGCTCGACGAGTCCACGGTCCTCCAGTTTTCCCAACATGTCGGTGACCGACGGCGAGGTCTTGTCGAGGTACTCCGCGATCGCCGACGTCGAGACGGGCGGACCCTGCTCGGACTGGAGGACGTAGATCGCCTTCAGGTAGTCCTCCATCACGTCGCTCAGCATTTATAAGTGATCGCGGCCGGTGCCGGAAATACCTACCGGGAGTCGGCGCGCTCACTCGTCCTGCAGTTCCGCGTCCCGCAGCGCCTCGTTGAGGTCCTCGCGGACGCGCTCGCCGGTTTCGCGGTCCATCGCGGTGGTGACGATCCGATTCTCCTGCACGCTGGAGCCGTCCCGCAGGAGGAGCCGAATGTTCCCGTTGGTCCCGGCGCGCGTCGCCTTCGCACGTAGTCCCGTCCGTGAGCCGGTGCCGCCGGCGTCGATCGGCCCGGGGACGATCTTCTTGACATGCGGATGTTGCGCGACCGTGCTGACCGCCTTCCGCCCCTTGCGATCGCCGATGAGCGTCGAGTGGGACCCGCCGATCTTCTCGCGCGGTGGCGTCTCGACGATATCCAGTGCGCGGTCGCCGCGACGGGCGAGCACCCACGAAACGACGGGGTTCGCGTGCTCGCGATCGCCGTCGGACTCCTCGTCGACGCCCGCGTCGGGGACGCGGTAGAACTCGTGGTGGACCTGCGCGCGCGTCTCGCGGAGGGGCTCCCGGGCGCCGGCGGCGTAGACGGTGTCGGGTCGCTTCCGGCGGAGCTCGTCGGC encodes:
- a CDS encoding DUF420 domain-containing protein, encoding MSTARVRDRAKERAGAITVLLTIIGYGAVGGVFLVPQFQALFPELTRSTVDLFAHAIAAVNTVTIVTLSLGWYWIRNGEVKKHAAAMTTSFTLILVFLGLYLPKVAGGGTREFVLESAYAWVPLWDWIYYAYLLMLAIHIILSVVAVPVVLYAVVLGLTHTEAELRNETPHRRVGRIAASAWLLSLVLGVVTYLMLNHAYDSTFAAAEAAAMLLPVGPGA
- a CDS encoding NAD(P)-dependent glycerol-1-phosphate dehydrogenase, whose protein sequence is MFEKTTWIKLPRNVLVGHGVLDDLGEAVGELYLTGRPLIVTSPTPNDIAGDRVRAQFDDPATAVVEEASFEAVEKLTETAEAVDPGYLIALGGGKPIDIAKMAADHLGVGFVSVPTVASHDGIVSGRSSIPEGDTRHSVAADPPLAVVADTTLIADAPWRLTTAGCADIISNYTAVKDWRLARRLRNVEYSEYAGALSEMTAELLVENADMIRPGLEESAWVVVKALVSSGVAMSIAGSSRPASGAEHLISHQLDRSAPGRALHGHQVGVASIMTEYLHSGENGEWSAIRDALAALDAPTTAAELGLDDAELIAALTSAHEIRDRYTILQGGINEAAAIEVATATGVIDG
- a CDS encoding LysE family translocator, which translates into the protein MSLFVTLGAGVVFGLALAAPPGPMNAVIAEESVLRGRLAGFWAGLGAATADAIFFVLAYLGVVAVVESFPLLQGAMIAIGGVLMLYFAIGAARGARASFRPTSGAEPTVAEGKGFRKALVLALTNPYQVLFWLTIGVGLLRPGELDVLARLPVVGEDLAGTLVVATGSPALIGGFFLGVLTWIVGFPTGLVAAERRIETFAPIVAVGSAVVLAGFGVYFLYDAATTLAALATLGV
- a CDS encoding metal-dependent transcriptional regulator; this translates as MLSDVMEDYLKAIYVLQSEQGPPVSTSAIAEYLDKTSPSVTDMLGKLEDRGLVEREPYRGTELTAEGEAVALEIVRHHRLLEAFLAERLDYDWSEVHEEADALEHHISEAFERRVAETLDDPAVDPHGDPIPGADLEPVDEESGALLANHKEGDRVVVTRVSDRNEDELEYLADAGITPGTEIEVVDVAPFGMVTVTTPTGEQSLPAEIARSIRVEDAG
- a CDS encoding DUF2103 domain-containing protein encodes the protein MNCRRCGTPLRKPGDYCLTCNTANANAVVVEFEADRARLTMLDEDEVVGETTVTTRPETDEQLTQIQLRNFAGRVADELRRKRPDTVYAAGAREPLRETRAQVHHEFYRVPDAGVDEESDGDREHANPVVSWVLARRGDRALDIVETPPREKIGGSHSTLIGDRKGRKAVSTVAQHPHVKKIVPGPIDAGGTGSRTGLRAKATRAGTNGNIRLLLRDGSSVQENRIVTTAMDRETGERVREDLNEALRDAELQDE